A single region of the Pararge aegeria chromosome 18, ilParAegt1.1, whole genome shotgun sequence genome encodes:
- the LOC120631633 gene encoding dnaJ-like protein 60, whose amino-acid sequence MFFLKRNFDFKSISRFVRLYSSGRRSHYEVLNLQKNCTDKDIKEAFIKLSKQYHPDKNKSTKAQENFVQIVEAYNVLSKPGSRASYDSTAEYDSSGSYVYKTHVPYNLRNNPQYSYNYTQQKSGNTNAKTDYYGIKGVTKLPNLAIIMIMFGVAIIGVILQVVVIRQSYFMQRKRTDEKSMRLAEELEKVRATARGKTNDVQTQIMLDKIVAASNPSVATASLGQTLANEKK is encoded by the exons atgttttttttaaagaggaatttcgATTTTAAATCGATATCCAGATTTGTACGCTTATATAG TTCCGGTAGAAGATCTCACTATGAAGTtcttaatttacaaaaaaactgtaCAGATAAGGATATAAAAGaagcatttataaaattgagcAAGCAG taCCATCCAGACAAGAATAAAAGTACGAAAGCACAAGAGAATTTCGTTCAAATTGTGGAAGCATACAATGTCCTTAGCAAACCTGGAAGCAGGGCGTCATATGATAGTACTGCAGAATATGACAGTAGCGGCTCATATGTGTACAAAACACATGTACCATATAA tttGCGAAACAATCCACAATACAGCTACAACTATACGCAACAGAAGTCTGGAAATACAAACGCTAAAACAGACTACTATGGTATAAAAGGTGTGACGAAGTTGCCGAATCTTGCCATTATAATGATAATGTTTGGTGTTGCTATCATTGGTGTTATATTGCAAGTGGTTGTGATTAG gCAGTCATACTTCATGCAAAGGAAGAGAACAGATGAGAAGTCTATGAGGCTCGCCGAAGAATTAGAGAAAGTCAGAGCCACTGCTAGGGGGAAAACAAATGAT GTACAGACACAAATTATGCTAGACAAAATAGTAGCGGCTTCCAATCCCTCCGTAGCCACCGCATCTCTCGGACAAACATTGGCGAACGAGAAAAagtga
- the LOC120631599 gene encoding uncharacterized protein LOC120631599 → MAEKRPYYISPVTKQDEEAVMRLTKRTFYIDEPLNLAVGLCPSETDPCPELDSYCTSSLHEGFSFKATDDDGNVVGVMINGVCPLKEDDDGNDLLSQAQRCQNPKFQKILYILARRETGARLWEKFPQDKNAVEVKVAATDPNWRRRGIMNALLEETEKAIKQRGIRLARLDTSSAYSAMSAEHSGYTCYYRALYKDIKMDGQPLIVPAPPHDEDRVYIKELYPL, encoded by the exons ATGGCGGAAAAAAGACCTTATTACATTAGCCCGGTTACCAAGCAAGATGAAGAGGCTGTCATGCGACTTACAAAACG AACCTTCTACATCGATGAACCTCTGAACTTAGCAGTGGGGCTGTGTCCGTCTGAAACGGATCCATGTCCGGAGCTTGATTCTTATTGCACCAGCTCTCTACACGAGGGTTTTTCCTTCAAAGCCACAGACGATGACGGGAATGTGGTTGGTGTTATGATCAATGGAGTGTGTCCTTTGAAAGAG GACGACGACGGCAACGATCTGCTCAGCCAAGCTCAGCGTTGCCAGAATCCAAAATTCCAAAAGATTCTATACATTTTGGCACGGCGTGAGACCGGTGCTAGGCTATGGGAGAAGTTCCCTCAGGACAAAAATGCTGTGGAAGTGAAAGTAGCGGCTACCGACCCTAATTGGAGACGCAGAGGAATCATGAACGCGTTATTGGAGGAAACTGA AAAAGCCATCAAGCAGCGAGGCATTAGGCTAGCCAGACTTGACACGTCCAGCGCCTACTCTGCAATGTCAGCCGAGCATTCCGGATACACGTGCTACTACCGAGCGCTGTACAAAGACATCAAGATGGACGGACAGCCACTCATAGTGCCCGCGCCACCGCATGATGAGGACagggtatatataaaagagttgTACCCTTTGTga